DNA sequence from the Geobacter sp. AOG2 genome:
CACAGTCCTTCCGCGATTTTGAGACGATCCTCGTGGACAACGGTTCAACCGACGGGTCGGCCGACCATGTGCGAAGCGAGTATCCCTGGGTTCGCTTGCTGGAACTGCCGGAGAACGCCGGTTTTGCCGAAGGGAATAACCGCGGCCTGGCGTTGGCGCGGGGCGATTATATCGTTACCCTCAACAACGACACCAAGGTCGATCCCGGCTTTCTGGCCGAGTTGGTCCGGGCCGTGGAGGGCGATGGTCGCGTCGGCATGGTGGCGGCCAGGATGCGCAATTTCTACCGGCCGGAACGGATCGACGCCGCCGGCCTGAAGATCGGCACCAATGGCCTGGGGTACAACATAGGCTACGGCGAGATCGACGACGGCCGCTACGACGGCGTGCCGCTGTTCGGCCCCTGCGGCGGGGCGGCGCTCTACCGCCGGGAGTTGCTGGACGAGGTCGGCTTCTTCGATGCGGATTTCTTCGCGTATTACGAGGATTTCGACCTGGCCTGGCGTGCGCGTTTGGCCGGTTGGAAGGCGCTTGCCGCGCCGCGGGCGCTCGTGTATCATGTGCACTCGGCCACGGGCGGGGAGATGAGCCGTTTCAAGGTGTACCACACGCACCGGAACAAGTGGTTCGTGATCGTCAAGAACTGGCCTGCCGCGTTGCTCCGGCGGCATTTCGTCTCCATCGTCTGCGCCGATTGCGCCGCTTTCTGCCTGGCTGTGTTGCGGGGGAGGGGACTGGCGGCCCTGCGGGCAAGGCTGGATGTCCTGGGCGGTCTCGCCCGGCTCTTGCATAAGCGGCGCGAGGTGCAGGGCGGGAGCAAGCTGTCGGACCTTCAGGCGGCATCGCTTTATTCACCTCATGAGCATCCATTTCGGACTTTTTGGCGAAAAACGGGCATAAAACGTAATGTCGGACCGTAAGGTACAATTGTGAAAATTTTGATCCTGGCACGCAAGGGCGAATCCCTGACCGGCGGCGGCACCTACCAGACCAACGTCCTGCGGGAACTCGCCAAGCGGCATACCGTAAGGGTTTATGAGTCCGACGCGGACCTGAACGAGGAGTGGGATATCGCCCACTGTCTCAACCTGAAACACCTTTCGCCGGAGCTGGCGCGGAAGTTACGCTGCCCTCTGGTAGTCGATAGCCACGATTATTACTGGATACGTTATTACCATTTTTTCTGTCTCGATTTTCCGGTCCGGTTCCTGTTGCAGCAATACCGGAAGATCAGGTATCGGCGACTCTTTCCGCTCATCGACGGGATTATCCTGCACGGCAGGTATGTGTATGACCTGTACGACCATCCCCACAAATACCTGAACTTCTATTATGGCCTTGACTATAGCGAGATCGAGTCGCGGCCGTGGGAGGAGAAGGAAAACCTGATCCTGTTCGTGGGTGGTGATTATTTCCGCAAGGGGATTCACCGCCTGCTGAGAGCTTTGCCGCTGGTGCTCAAACAGGTACCCAATGCCCGCTTGATGGTGATCGGCAACGACTATGGCTACGTCAAGGCGTTTGCGCGTTTCCTGGCCCGTGGGTTGCCGGTGGAGTTCGTCTACGGTATGCCCCGCGCCGAGCTGTACAAGACCTACGGCAAGGCCAAGGCTTTTGTCATGCCGTCAGAGATCGAAGCGATCCCGCTGGTGTCGTCCGAGGCCACCATGGCCGGGGTGCCGCCCATACTCTCCGACGCGGGGGGCAATCCCGAGATCGTGCTGGATGGTAAGACCGGTTTTATCGTGCCGCTCGATGACTTTCATTTGCTGGCCGAGCGGATCGTCAGCTGCCTTGCCGACCGGGAGTTGGCGGAACGTCTCGTACAGTTGGGCAGGGCGTTTCTCGGCCAATTCACCACGGAGCGGATGATCGTCCGACTTGAAGAGATTTATGCGGCTGTGGCGAAAACGGAACGCGTGAAAGGCAAAAGGTGAATAATCACAGAAACTTTTATAGCGGAAAGCGGGTGTTGGTCACCGGAGGTCTCGGATTTATCGGGCTCAATACCTGCGCTCGGCTGCTGGACTTGGGGGCGGAGGTAACGGCGTTGGATAACTTCGTTCCACCCCGGATCACCCCCGACTTCGATGCGATCCGCTTACGCCTGCGTCTGGCGGTTGCTGATATCCGCGACGAAGAGAAGGTGGAGCGGGTGGTTCGGGATCAGGAGGTTGTCTTTAACCTAGCCGGCAAGTCGGGTGCGGCAGACAGCAACAAAACCCCGCTCAACGATCTGGATATCAATTGCCGTGGGCACCTGACCATACTGGAGGCCTGCCGCACCTTTAATCCCGGAGTGACGATCGTTTTTCCCAGCAGCCGCCTGGTGTATGGGAAGCCCCTCTATCTGCCAGTCGACGAGAAACATCCACTGGCGCCGGAATCCATCTACGCCGCCCACAAGCTGGCGGTTGAAAACTATCACCTCATATATGGCAAGCTGTATGGGCTCAAAACTACGGTCTTGCGCATCTCCAACCCCTATGGTCCCTTCCAGGCCGGGGAGGGGAGGGCCTATGGCATCGCAAACAGCTTCATTCAGGCAGCGGTAGCCGGAAGGCCGATCACATTGTTTGGCGATGGCCGTCAGCGCCGCGATTATCTCTATATTGACGACTTGGTCGAAGCCCTCCTGCTGGCTGCAGCCGCGCCGGAATCCCGCGGCAGGGTCTACAACATTGGCGACGGTCAGGGGACGAGTCTGCTGGAGTTGGCGGAACTGGCGGTGGCGGCGGCCGGGCAGGGAAAAATTGTCCACGTGCCCTGGCCGGAGGAGTACCGAGCCATTGAAACCGGAGACTACCTGTCCGATATCGGCTTGGCCCAGCATGATCTTGATTGG
Encoded proteins:
- a CDS encoding NAD(P)-dependent oxidoreductase yields the protein MLVTGGLGFIGLNTCARLLDLGAEVTALDNFVPPRITPDFDAIRLRLRLAVADIRDEEKVERVVRDQEVVFNLAGKSGAADSNKTPLNDLDINCRGHLTILEACRTFNPGVTIVFPSSRLVYGKPLYLPVDEKHPLAPESIYAAHKLAVENYHLIYGKLYGLKTTVLRISNPYGPFQAGEGRAYGIANSFIQAAVAGRPITLFGDGRQRRDYLYIDDLVEALLLAAAAPESRGRVYNIGDGQGTSLLELAELAVAAAGQGKIVHVPWPEEYRAIETGDYLSDIGLAQHDLDWSPGTDIREGVARTVEFYKL
- a CDS encoding glycosyltransferase family 4 protein; this encodes MKILILARKGESLTGGGTYQTNVLRELAKRHTVRVYESDADLNEEWDIAHCLNLKHLSPELARKLRCPLVVDSHDYYWIRYYHFFCLDFPVRFLLQQYRKIRYRRLFPLIDGIILHGRYVYDLYDHPHKYLNFYYGLDYSEIESRPWEEKENLILFVGGDYFRKGIHRLLRALPLVLKQVPNARLMVIGNDYGYVKAFARFLARGLPVEFVYGMPRAELYKTYGKAKAFVMPSEIEAIPLVSSEATMAGVPPILSDAGGNPEIVLDGKTGFIVPLDDFHLLAERIVSCLADRELAERLVQLGRAFLGQFTTERMIVRLEEIYAAVAKTERVKGKR
- a CDS encoding glycosyltransferase family 2 protein, whose translation is MKVSVIILTWNGRAYLKECLDSLEAQSFRDFETILVDNGSTDGSADHVRSEYPWVRLLELPENAGFAEGNNRGLALARGDYIVTLNNDTKVDPGFLAELVRAVEGDGRVGMVAARMRNFYRPERIDAAGLKIGTNGLGYNIGYGEIDDGRYDGVPLFGPCGGAALYRRELLDEVGFFDADFFAYYEDFDLAWRARLAGWKALAAPRALVYHVHSATGGEMSRFKVYHTHRNKWFVIVKNWPAALLRRHFVSIVCADCAAFCLAVLRGRGLAALRARLDVLGGLARLLHKRREVQGGSKLSDLQAASLYSPHEHPFRTFWRKTGIKRNVGP